From Deltaproteobacteria bacterium, a single genomic window includes:
- a CDS encoding glycosyltransferase family 2 protein, whose protein sequence is MTRPPPVSVVVPARNAAEHLPTAVASALAQDYEGVVEVVVADGSDDPVTAEALRARFPRVRIVANPSRGTPEGLNRAVAAASHDILVRCDASTRLPRDYVRVAVGTLERTKAAVVGGMQRPVGTSTFTRAAAMAMTAPLGAGDARYRIGGPEGPVDTVWLGVFRRETLEAAGGFDETLPRNQDYELNWRIRADGGTVWFTPALAAEYRPRGRFGALARQYFDWGWWKCVVLRRHPASLRWRHLAAPALVLALAASGIAGAATGSPLAAIPALGYLSALAAGAAVSGLRGRDRAALLLPPVLATMHLFWGAGFWCAWLGWRGRGTTRQSRPGPAGRGRRQSSTAGHADE, encoded by the coding sequence GTGACGCGGCCGCCGCCCGTCTCCGTCGTGGTGCCCGCGAGGAACGCCGCCGAGCACCTCCCCACCGCCGTCGCCTCGGCGCTGGCGCAGGACTACGAAGGGGTGGTCGAGGTCGTTGTCGCCGACGGCTCCGACGATCCCGTAACGGCCGAGGCGTTGCGGGCGCGATTTCCGCGGGTGCGGATCGTGGCCAACCCGTCCCGCGGCACGCCCGAGGGGCTCAACCGCGCCGTCGCAGCGGCCTCCCACGACATCCTCGTTCGTTGCGACGCAAGCACCCGGTTGCCGCGCGATTATGTGCGGGTGGCCGTCGGGACGCTGGAGCGCACCAAGGCGGCCGTCGTGGGCGGAATGCAGCGGCCCGTGGGGACCTCGACTTTCACCCGGGCCGCGGCCATGGCGATGACGGCGCCGCTCGGCGCTGGTGACGCGCGCTACCGGATCGGCGGGCCGGAAGGGCCTGTGGACACCGTCTGGCTCGGCGTCTTTCGGCGCGAAACGCTGGAAGCGGCCGGGGGCTTCGACGAGACGCTGCCGCGCAACCAGGACTACGAGCTCAACTGGCGGATCAGGGCGGACGGCGGCACGGTGTGGTTCACGCCGGCGCTGGCGGCCGAGTACCGTCCCCGCGGCAGGTTCGGGGCGCTGGCGAGGCAGTACTTCGACTGGGGATGGTGGAAGTGCGTCGTGCTGCGCCGCCACCCGGCGTCGCTGCGCTGGCGGCACCTGGCCGCACCGGCGCTGGTCCTGGCGCTGGCCGCATCGGGCATCGCGGGCGCCGCCACCGGGTCGCCGCTCGCCGCGATCCCCGCCCTCGGCTACCTCTCGGCGCTCGCCGCCGGCGCGGCGGTTTCGGGCCTGCGCGGCCGGGACCGGGCGGCCCTGCTGCTGCCGCCGGTGCTGGCGACCATGCACCTCTTTTGGGGCGCGGGGTTCTGGTGCGCATGGTTGGGGTGGAGGGGGCGCGGCACGACGCGGCAGTCCCGCCCGGGTCCGGCAGGCCGGGGCCGAAGGCAATCATCGACGGCGGGTCATGCCGATGAATAG